From the genome of Candidatus Saccharimonadales bacterium:
TACCTGGATATTTCCTCTGAAAATATTCACCCGGCCCTTCAAATACGTTATCGTGTGCTTCATCCAGGAAATAGTCAGAGAGGCCAGCCTTATCACGGGCCTTATTCTCATCTGCTATAAAATGGAAGACTTCAGACTGATCAACATCATCGTAAAGCCTGTCGCTACAGGGATTAGGGTATGATATGATCTCAACCGATCTGTTATTTGATGTCATCTTTCTTTGCCAATTTCGCTACTTATCATTAGAATTAAGTAAGTATACCATATTTTACAAAATTTCGCTATCAAGTGATGTACCCTCTTAATACACTTTCCGGAATAGTAAATATTGCCTCACTATGATGGTGTACGTAGCATTACCATGGTTAATGAGCGTGGGGCTCGGTAAGAAGGGTCTCAGTTTTGAGTCCTTTTATATTATACTTTTCTATCCGCGTCTATTTTTCCCAGTATTTCTAACAATTTTGTTGTAGTATTCCAGCTACGGATGGTCATGGATTTGTAGAGCGGCGATGCTATAATTTTGCTCAGCCGGCTCTTGGTCCGCAAAGCACTGAGACGCTGCGAATAAACTACAGCCTCGCCTGGCCATACTTTGTCGACTCCCTCTCGGGGACTGAATACGGATATAGCCTGGGCCAAATCAATACCCATCAAAAAAATTGCGTCACTGTGATATTTTTCCGGATGATCCCCGAAGCCTTTGGGCCTACTGTCGATAACAGTCTGGAGTTGCTTATGAGACAGTACCAAGACTTTGATGAGCTCGCTATCAAGTTGAAAGCTCTTAGGCAGAACTTGTTCGATCTGAGCTTTTATCTCATCAGGGCGTTTGTCGGATTCTAAAATCACGTTACCACTGGCAATAAAAGTTGAGACATTGGAAAATCCCAGTTCTTCTAAGCATTTCCGAAGAGCCGCCATCGGTACTTTATTTTTGCCACCGACATTGATGCCGCGCATAAGTATCACGTAAGTATTCATTTTTTCATTATACTTGAAAGTACCTGCGGAAACACGGGATGTCAATAGTGCAGCTCTAGTATCATATATGATGCCCGGCCAAGATGATGATTCTACTTACTTAGGGTATAATTGCGATATGTCTGAACAAAACTCTCTAGGTATCATTAATCACGAAACCTCACACCGAAAAACAGATTACCTTTATAGGATTTCTATCAAGGGTTTGATTAAGAATGAAAAAGGCGAGGTACTCGTCGTTAAAGAGACGGGAAGAAACTACTGGGATCTGCCGGGAGGAGGTATGGATCATGCCGAGAATATCAAACTTGCGATTACCCGCGAATTGAAAGAAGAAGTCAATCTTAGCGGAGATTTTACATACAAAATCATTGACGTTGATGACCCGGCATATCTAGAAATGCACGACTTTTGGCAAGTACGGCTTATTTTCGAAGTAAAGCCAGATGATATGGTATTTAGCGCTGGTGAAGATGGTGACGAAATAGCTTTTATCAATCCAGATACGTTTAAAGATTCAGAATCAGCCACTGAGCGAACAATTTACGACTATGCCAGCCTAACTTCGTAAAAGGCTGAGAAATTCAGTAAAAAACCTGACACGAACGCAGGTGCTATACTAAAACTATCAAACAAGGGGATACTATGACACACAGCGATAAGCCATCAGTAAAGATCATCAACCAGCACGGACCAATGGGATTCGTAATGTTCACCGCATTCGTAGGGGCATTTATCTACTTCCTGCAATTCACGAATGATTTCGGAGACGTACTCTTCGCCTTCATCAAGGCAATTGTATGGCCAGGTTTCGTCATCTATCACCTGTTACAATTTCTAGGTGTTTAGTAGCGTTCGTTAGTCAATCAAAACCATAACGGGGATGGTATACTTCCGATATGAACACACCGGTACGAACAAAAGCTATTCGTTATCGAGTCCGTCTTGCAAAAAGTAGTATCCAGGAAATCTGGAACTTATTCATAAAGTATCTCGAAGCTCAGAGCTACAAGGCGTGTTCGAATTCAAACAGCATGACTATGGCTTATATCACTATATATTATTGACTTTTAAGGTAATATGTGGTATTATTAACAGATCGTGAGAGATACTAGATCGAGTAAGCCGCTTAGACCACTCGTTATACCTGACCGCCAGGCTTCTTCTTTGCAGCGTCATATTAATTACCGTCGTCAATTAAATATTCATAAGCGTGGAGTTGTGACCTCTAAAAATATTGCCAGCCAGGCCAAGGAAACGCCTCTAACCCCTAAGCCTCTCCTTTTACTTGCTCCTCCACAACAGACACTCTTGCTTCCAGAAATAACAGAGCAGCCTACCGATAGTCCCAAGCAACTCGCTTTATTACTCCCCGCTCACAATGAAGAACTTATCATTGAAACGACTATTCGTTCCGCCATTGCCGCCGGTCAGTCTATTGAAGATATCTATGTAGTCAACGACCATTCTTCAGACAATACCCAAGCAATTGCCACCAGACTACTAGGAAAAAATAACGTCCTGAACGTTAAGCGTAGCGGAAAAGCACTGGCTGTCAGAAAAGCAATTACCAAATTCGAAATAGAATCGCGCTATACGTGGTTACATGTTGCCGATGCCGATAGCGTTTTTTCACAGGACTACTTTAGGCATTACCGAGCCAAACTTGACCCTAAAAAATACGCTGTTGCCGTAGGTTTTGTCCAAAGCCTTCGTGGCAACTGGATTAGCACGTACCGAGCACTGACCTATACGTACAGCCAGCAGGTGACGCGTCGTGTTCAAGCTAAACTTGGCATGATATCCGTATTCCCTGGCCCTATAACCTGTTTTAGGACTGATATTATTACTCATTTAGATTTTGGCGGCTCTAGTTTGACGGAGGATTTCGATATTACGCTTCAGGTACACCGAAAAAAACTTGGTAACATCCTCTTTATTCCCCAGGCGGTTAATTTTACCCAAGATCCTCAATCGTATAGCGATTTCAACAAGCAAAACCTCCGTTGGCAACGAGGATTCTTCCAGGGCGTTCAAAAATACAAGATTGGCCTGCACGGACAACGGATCGATATGAGCCTCGGTTTTCAGATGCTGCAGACAATCCTGTTTCTCATACAGTCATTCGTGCTGCTTCCGGTCATATTAGCCTCGACGCATAACTGGATGATTATACCCGTGATGATTGCGGCTGACATTGTCGTCAACGGATCGATTGCGCTCACCGCGTCGGTCGTTGCAAAACGCTGGATGCTTATCGGAGCGTTGCCTTACTTTTACTTCCTTCGTTGGAGCGAAATAGTCGTGTATCTTATTGCATTTGTCGAAGTAATCATTCTTCGCAAGTTCCGAGACAACACCGCTGGATGGTCAACCGAAGGCCGTCGTTACCAGCTATCAAAGCAAGCACTGCTTGACGTCGCCAAATAGTCTACGCTTTGTGGTATTCTTTTAAGTCAAAGTAGAACATTTGACGAGTTTGATTCCAGATACCCGAACAGGTCTGGAGCGTTAGTCGCGGCTTGCCTTCGTACACAAGCGGACGAGTGTCAGTAGGTCTTACCGCTTCGGTCGAAGTATATACATAGGTAAAGACATATCCGTTATCAGTGGTGACAGTTACTTCCGCACCCTGCTGAATTTTAAGCAGTTTGCCAAATATTTCGTCGCTGTTGTGGCCATATATGAGCGTATTACCACTGTCTGAATTGACAGGGTTCGTTGGTGTCGCATAAAAGGCAGAGGTGTCACTAAGTGTCCATTCCCCCGTTCGCTCGTCATATACACCGTCAGCGATGCTCACATCAATGCCAAGGCTTGATACCGAAATATGACGCGGGATACCCTTAACGAGAGTTGGGGTTTCTTTAAGAGGTGTCTGAGGCGTAGCGATTGTCACATTAGAGGTCGTAGCAGTAGCCTGCTGTTGCTCCAACCAGGACAAACCAATTGGCGCAACAATAGCCACTCCACTGCCAAAAAGTAGAATTGATAGTCCAATAAGGTATTTGTGAATATTCATAAAATAATTTCCAAAAATATACAAAGCGGCCACCCCCTTTAGAAAGATAGCCGCATTATATAACAAACTGTATTGTTTAGATTTCGCTTGCTTGGCGGTTTTTACGTGCCAAAACAAGAGAGACTGCAAATACAGTCACGCCGACTGCAATCAATGTTGCAGCAGCGATAAAGAGGATGCTATTGTTTCCAGTTAATGGAAGCGCAGCGATGCCTGTTCCGATTGGGATTTTACCGTACATAGGTTTTTCTCCTTTGTATAAGATATACAGCTCCACGCTGTTTCTCTTATGGTTGATATGCAAATTGGTAGCCTTGCTTATTTACGCAGTCGTTAAGACGACTAACCTAAATACCTCTCAACTCCTCAATTTATTGTTATATTACACTATTTGTGCATAAATGTAAAGTATATAGTAGAATAGGTTTTACCATAAGCGTGATCGTTGTATTTTTTACTTGACAATATTTGACAATTCGTGTATTGTGGTACATAACAACTTTATGTGGAGTTACCAATGAGACGACTGACACTATATCTATCAATTTTTGCAGTACTTGCCAGCACTATCTTTAGCGCTGTGCCCGCATTCGCAGCTGATCCCAACCTAATCGCTAACGAATCTGCCGAAACCACAGGTGCTAATAACCTACCTGCTGACTGGACACAAAGCCGCTGGGGAACAAACTCAGCTACACTTGAATACAAAAACGAAGGCCATACCGGTACTAAGAGCCTGTACGTATCAATGGCTTCACGAACTGATGGTGATGCAAAATGGATGCATACGGCAGCTTCCGTTCAGCCAAATGCTTCGTACACCTACACAAGCTGGTACAAATCTAGCATCGCGACTGAAATCGATCTTCAGTACACCGATACAAGCGGAAACGTTTCTTACGCGTATGTTGATAGCATTGCCCCAAGTACTGACTGGCAACAACTTTCATCTACGTTTGTCACTCCTGCCAATGTCGCTAAAGTATCCGTGATGCACATCGTTGCAGCACCAGGCTGGCTACAAACTGACGACTTTAACCTTGCGGCTACAGTTGTTGCACCTCCTGTTGACCAGGACAACTATATTGTTAATGACTCGTTCGAAACAGCAAACGGCAGCATGCCTGCAAGCTGGTACAAAAATAGCTGGGGAACAAACTCAGCTCAGTTCAGTTATGAAAATACTGGTCGTACAGGAACACGCAGTGCCAAAGTAACAGTCAGTGCCTACTCTGACGGCGATGCAAAATGGTTTGCGGAAGCAAGTACTATTACTCCACAAAAAAGTTACCTGTATCGTGATTACTACAAATCAAGCGTTGCCACGCGAGTCGTTGCCGCCTTTATTGATGCGGCCGGTAATTACACATACCAGGAACTAGTTGGCGCACCAGCAAGCGCAGCGGACTGGGCGCAATATAGCGTAACCTTCACCGCACCTGCTACCGCAGCAAAAGTATCTATATACCACGTCATTGACAGCGTTGGCTACCTTACGCTTGATGACACTAGTCTCTACGTTGCCCTTCCTACGCCAACAGATCCTGTTATTCCTAACGCTTCACTCGAAACAGGAACAGCAAATCCTACTAACTGGCAAAAAAATAATTGGGGAACGAATAACGCTACTTTCCAGCACGTAAACGAAGGCCGCACCGGAACTAAAAGCACCAAAGTGACCATGACCAATCATGTCGATGGTGACGCAAAATGGTTCTTTGACCCAATTACAACTATGCAGCCAGGTAATCAGTACCGCTTTACCGCATGGTACAAGACAAACGTGACGCCACATGCCGTTGCCATGTTCATCATGGCTGACGGTACGGAACAATACTTCGGTATGCCAATTGCTCAACCAAACAGCAATGGGGCAACTGAGTGGCAAAAATATACTGATACGTTTAGCGTTCCAGCTGGAGCAGTGTCGTCATCAGTATTCCTTTACATTGATCAAAATGGCTGGCTACAAACTGATGACTACAGTCTAACGACATACCACCCTAACGGTTTTTCTCGCCCGCTTCTTACTATGACATTTGATGATGGCCACGAAGACAACGCTACTAACGCTCTTCCTATCCTTAATCAATACGGCCTAAAGACTACTCAATGTTTTGCAACATCATTCATTGAAGGACAGTCCCAGCAAGTGATCAATGGCGTTCTTGCATTCAAGAATACTGGCCATGAAATCTGCTCACATACGGTTACCCACCCATTCATGACGACATTGAATGCAACTAATTTAAAGTACGAGGCACAGCACTCACAGCAGTACTTGCAGTCGCTAATCGGCAAACCAGTCCCTAACTTTGCGACACCTTACGGAGACTATAACGCAACTGTCGTGAACGAACTTAAAAAATACTACCGTTCACACCGAAGCGTTGATGAAGGTTACAACTCAAAGGATAACTTTAACATCTATAACATCCGCGTACAGAACATTCTTGATACAACACCTGCCGAACAAGTTGCGGCTTGGATTGCTCAAGCAGAAACTGATAAAACATGGCTTGTCCTCGTTTACCACCGTATCGCTAATGACCCAGGTCCTTACGACAGCTACACCAATGTATTCCAACAACACGTCCAGGCTATCGTTAATAGCGGCATTACCGTAAAAACGTACAACGACGCGCTTGACGAAGTCACCACCCAGTTACCGTAGTTCTATTCATCAGCGTCGAATAACCAAAGAGGAATATTCGCAGCCTGAAGATCATGAGCAAAAGTCTTGAATGCAGTGGTTGAAGCACTCGTACCTGATTGGCCACTTGGCCAATACGACCAGTCAGTCGCCTCGGGTACGCGTGACTTATCTTCTGCAAAAAGATGCATCGACACTGCAAAGCCCCCAGCTTGCAGTGTTTTTGCTTGTGCGACGGTCTCGATTAATGACGCAAGGCGCTGCGCAGACGAAACACCTACCTGCCGGCCTGATTGATTAGCATATTTAACACCAAACGTGCCCGTATTCAGCCAAATATTTTTAACGTTTAATGCTCTTGCTGCCTCTGCAGCCAAGCTAACTCGCAAATAGTTTTTTGGCGCTCCATTATTCGAACCCGTTTCGTTGGCAGCCGGAGTCCAAGGAAAACCTTGCAGACCAAAGCTATCTATAAGCCCGCCGGGAATGCCGCTTACATACGGCAATAGGCTAACGGCTTTCCCGTCGTTCCAATTAGCCGCAGAAGGATACGAAAGCGTATCCAACATAATGCTTGCTCTACTGCTTGGGAAATATTTCTTTTGGAACGTTACTGTTTTTGTCACACTCGCTACGAAATCACCTGGATCAACGCTTGTCCATACGGGAATATTTCCCTCAGGAAAAGACACCCATGTCCCCATCATCTGATCCGTTATCTGCGCAGACTTTAAAGCGCTAAAATAGGCATCGAGCACCGTGTCATAATTTCCCGCCCGAAACGCTTTCATGTCGACCAGCCCCGACGCGGTTGTTGGTTCTAAAAATACAAGTGGCGCAATACCGTAGGTTGCGAACTCCCGTAGCTGGGCAGCGACGTTACGCGCATATTCGCTCGCTTCCCCGGCCGTCGTGGGCATTGCCACAAAAAATGACAGCTGATTTATGATCCCGCTTCCACATACTTTCTCATACTGTGACAGCTTCCTCAGTTGCGGAGATTCCGAGGAATTTAAACCTGGCCGCATTGGTGCTGAAGATTGACAGTCAGATGAACGGATCTGTACTGCAGGTGTCTTAGGTACGGTTTTTTTATTTTCAGTAACGGGTTTAGTGGATTGATTGTTCTTTTTAGAATTTGACAGCCCCGTATCTGCTATTGTCAGCTTCGCGGGCGAACGAACAACCATCGCCTGCGACAAAGGCGCGCCGAATAAAGCAATTGTACCGATCATCCCTATCATTACCCCTGTCGATCTTCGCTTGAAGCGCAGTTGCTTTTTTATCGTCAACGTCATTAATAATAACTGTACTATGATTTGGATGAATTGGAAAATAAGTTATATTGCTCATGTTAACACTGGTGTGCGCCAGCTGATATGATAGACATATGGATATGCCACTTACAATCTTGCTACATTCGTCTAAAACAATGCGCCCTTCTACTCAAACCCAACCGCTACATCGACCCCTCTTAGGCAAGCAGGCAAAAGAAATCGGAATCTACCTTAAAACGCTTTCACCCGAGGAAATCGCAAAATGCATGCACGTTTCTTCGACCCTAGCCGGCAAGACGCATAAACTGATAGCTGACTGGTCTGACAGCCCCGGCAGACAATCTATTGCGATAGATAGTTTCGTTGGGGATATCTATAGTGGACTTCGGGCAAGCGAACTCTCCAAGAGTGATCGGGATTACGCCGACAAAACCCTTCGCATTTTATCGGGATTATACGGGGTAATCCGGCCATACGAC
Proteins encoded in this window:
- a CDS encoding NUDIX hydrolase, producing the protein MSEQNSLGIINHETSHRKTDYLYRISIKGLIKNEKGEVLVVKETGRNYWDLPGGGMDHAENIKLAITRELKEEVNLSGDFTYKIIDVDDPAYLEMHDFWQVRLIFEVKPDDMVFSAGEDGDEIAFINPDTFKDSESATERTIYDYASLTS
- a CDS encoding polysaccharide deacetylase family protein: MRRLTLYLSIFAVLASTIFSAVPAFAADPNLIANESAETTGANNLPADWTQSRWGTNSATLEYKNEGHTGTKSLYVSMASRTDGDAKWMHTAASVQPNASYTYTSWYKSSIATEIDLQYTDTSGNVSYAYVDSIAPSTDWQQLSSTFVTPANVAKVSVMHIVAAPGWLQTDDFNLAATVVAPPVDQDNYIVNDSFETANGSMPASWYKNSWGTNSAQFSYENTGRTGTRSAKVTVSAYSDGDAKWFAEASTITPQKSYLYRDYYKSSVATRVVAAFIDAAGNYTYQELVGAPASAADWAQYSVTFTAPATAAKVSIYHVIDSVGYLTLDDTSLYVALPTPTDPVIPNASLETGTANPTNWQKNNWGTNNATFQHVNEGRTGTKSTKVTMTNHVDGDAKWFFDPITTMQPGNQYRFTAWYKTNVTPHAVAMFIMADGTEQYFGMPIAQPNSNGATEWQKYTDTFSVPAGAVSSSVFLYIDQNGWLQTDDYSLTTYHPNGFSRPLLTMTFDDGHEDNATNALPILNQYGLKTTQCFATSFIEGQSQQVINGVLAFKNTGHEICSHTVTHPFMTTLNATNLKYEAQHSQQYLQSLIGKPVPNFATPYGDYNATVVNELKKYYRSHRSVDEGYNSKDNFNIYNIRVQNILDTTPAEQVAAWIAQAETDKTWLVLVYHRIANDPGPYDSYTNVFQQHVQAIVNSGITVKTYNDALDEVTTQLP
- a CDS encoding glycosyltransferase family 2 protein, yielding MRDTRSSKPLRPLVIPDRQASSLQRHINYRRQLNIHKRGVVTSKNIASQAKETPLTPKPLLLLAPPQQTLLLPEITEQPTDSPKQLALLLPAHNEELIIETTIRSAIAAGQSIEDIYVVNDHSSDNTQAIATRLLGKNNVLNVKRSGKALAVRKAITKFEIESRYTWLHVADADSVFSQDYFRHYRAKLDPKKYAVAVGFVQSLRGNWISTYRALTYTYSQQVTRRVQAKLGMISVFPGPITCFRTDIITHLDFGGSSLTEDFDITLQVHRKKLGNILFIPQAVNFTQDPQSYSDFNKQNLRWQRGFFQGVQKYKIGLHGQRIDMSLGFQMLQTILFLIQSFVLLPVILASTHNWMIIPVMIAADIVVNGSIALTASVVAKRWMLIGALPYFYFLRWSEIVVYLIAFVEVIILRKFRDNTAGWSTEGRRYQLSKQALLDVAK
- a CDS encoding DUF1697 domain-containing protein; this translates as MNTYVILMRGINVGGKNKVPMAALRKCLEELGFSNVSTFIASGNVILESDKRPDEIKAQIEQVLPKSFQLDSELIKVLVLSHKQLQTVIDSRPKGFGDHPEKYHSDAIFLMGIDLAQAISVFSPREGVDKVWPGEAVVYSQRLSALRTKSRLSKIIASPLYKSMTIRSWNTTTKLLEILGKIDADRKV
- a CDS encoding sortase, translating into MNIHKYLIGLSILLFGSGVAIVAPIGLSWLEQQQATATTSNVTIATPQTPLKETPTLVKGIPRHISVSSLGIDVSIADGVYDERTGEWTLSDTSAFYATPTNPVNSDSGNTLIYGHNSDEIFGKLLKIQQGAEVTVTTDNGYVFTYVYTSTEAVRPTDTRPLVYEGKPRLTLQTCSGIWNQTRQMFYFDLKEYHKA